From Eubalaena glacialis isolate mEubGla1 chromosome 5, mEubGla1.1.hap2.+ XY, whole genome shotgun sequence, one genomic window encodes:
- the JADE1 gene encoding protein Jade-1 isoform X2 codes for MSTMCWQIPGDRSGRKGSRCRVVSEEKSLMFIRPKKYIVSSGSEPPELGYVDLRTLADSVCRYDLNDMDAAWLELTNEELKEMGMPELDEYTMERVLEEFEQRCYDNMNHAIETEEGLGIEYDEDVVCDVCQSPDGEDGNEMVFCDKCNICVHQACYGILKVPEGSWLCRTCALGVQPKCLLCPKKGGAMKPTRSGTKWVHVSCALWIPEVSIGSPEKMEPITKVSHIPSSRWALVCSLCNEKFGASIQCSVKNCRTAFHVTCAFDRGLEMKTILAENDEVKFKSYCPKHSSHGKPEESLGEGAAQENGAPECSPRDPLEPFGSLGQNPEEARRVSVRKQKLQQLEDEFYTFVDLLDVARALRLPEELVDFLYQYWKLKRKGNFNKPLITPKKDEEDNLAKREQDVLFRRLQLFTHLRQDLERVRNLTYMVTRREKIKRSVCKVQEQIFNLYTKLLEQERVSGVPSSSCSSSSLENMLLFNSPSVGPDAPKIEDLKWHSAFFRKQMGTSLVHSMKKPHKRDPLQNSAGSEGKTLLKQPDLCSRREGMVVPESFLSFEKTFAEARLISAQQKNGVVMPDHGNRRDHRFHCDLGKGDLKDRPFKQSHKPLRSTDVSQRHVDNTRAATSPGVGQSAPGMRKEMVPKCNGSLIKVNYNQTAVKVPTTPASPVKNWGGFRIPKKGERQQQGEAREGPCRQHSDYPYLGLGRVPAKERAKSKLQSDHENDGYVPDVEMSDSESEASEKKCMHASSTINRRTDIIRRSILAS; via the exons ATGAGTACTATGTGCTGGCAGATCCCTGGAGACAGGAGTGGGAGAAAGGGGTCCAGGTGCCG GGTCGTGTCTGAAGAGAAGTCCCTCATGTTCATCAGACCCAAGAAATACATCGTCTCGTCGGGCTCCGAGCCTCCAGAGCTGGGCTACGTTGACCTCCGGACGCTGGCCGACAGCGTGTGTCGTTACGACCTCAACGACATGGACGCTGCGTGGCTGGAACTGACCAACGAGGAGTTGAAGGAGATGG GAATGCCTGAGTTAGACGAATACACCATGGAAAGGGTCCTGGAGGAATTTGAACAGCGATGCTACGATAATATGAATCATGCTATAGAGACTGAAGAAGGCCTGGGGATTGAATATGACGAAGACGTTGTCTGTGACGTCTGCCAGTCGCCTGACGGTGAGGACGGCAATGAGATGGTGTTCTGTGACAAATGCAACATCTGTGTGCACCAG GCCTGTTACGGAATTCTCAAGGTCCCAGAGGGCAGTTGGCTGTGCCGGACGTGTGCCCTGGGGGTTCAGCCCAAGTGTTTGTTGTGTCCCAAGAAAGGCGGAGCGATGAAGCCTACCCGCAGTGGGACCAAGTGGGTCCACGTCAGCTGTGCGCTGTGGATCCCCGAG GTGAGCATTGGCAGCCCCGAGAAGATGGAACCCATCACGAAGGTGTCTCACATCCCCAGTAGTCGGTGGGCGCTGGTGTGCAGCCTCTGCAACGAGAAGTTTGGGGCCTCCATACAG TGCTCTGTGAAGAACTGCCGCACAGCCTTCCACGTGACCTGTGCTTTCGACCGGGGCCTGGAGATGAAGACCATCTTGGCTGAGAACGACGAAGTCAAGTTCAAGTCCTACTGCCCGAAGCACAGCTCACATGGCAAGCCCGAGGAGAGCCTCGGTGAGGGGGCCGCTCAGGAGAATGGGGCCCCTGAGTGCTCCCCCCGGGACCCGCTGGAGCCCTTTGGCAGCCTCGGGCAGAATCCAGAGGAGGCCCGCCGGGTGAGCGTCCGGAAGCAAAAGCTGCAGCAGCTGGAGGATGAGTTCTACACCTTCGTCGACCTGCTGGATGTTGCCAGGGCCCTGCGGCTGCCCGAGGAGCTGGTGGACTTCCTGTACCAGTACTGGAAGTTGAAGAGGAAGGGCAACTTCAACAAGCCCCTGATCACCCCAAAGAAAGACGAAGAGGACAATCTCGCGAAGCGGGAGCAGGATGTCTTGTTTAGGAGGCTGCAGCTGTTCACTCACCTGCGGCAGGACCTGGAGAGG GTTCGGAACCTCACTTACATGGTGACCCGCAGGGAAAAGATTAAACGATCTGTGTgcaaagtccaggaacagatatTCAATCTTTACACTAAGCTTTTGGAGCAAGAAAGAGTTTCAG GTGTGCCTTcttcttcctgctcctcctcctcactgGAAAACATGCTTTTGTTTAACAGTCCTTCTGTGGGCCCCGATGCTCCCAAGATAGAGGACTTGAAGTGGCATTCTGCATTCTTCAGGAAGCAAATGGGTACTTCCTTGGTTCACTCGATGAAAAAGCCCCATAAGCGAGATCCATTGCAGAATAGTGCTGGGAGTGAAGGCAAAACCCTGCTAAAGCAGCCAGACCTGTGCAGTAGAAGGGAGGGGATGGTGGTCCCAGAGAGCTTTTTGAGTTTTGAAAAGACCTTTGCAGAAGCACGTCTCATATCAGCACAACAGAAAAATGGTGTGGTGATGCCAGACCACGGGAACAGAAGAGACCACCGTTTTCATTGTGATCTTGGTAAGGGAGACTTGAAGGACAGACCTTTCAAACAGAGTCACAAGCCTCTCAGGTCCACAGACGTGTCCCAGAGGCATGTGGACAACACAAGAGCTGCCACCTCCCCTGGAGTGGGGCAGTCAGCACCCGGCATGAGGAAGGAGATGGTGCCCAAGTGCAACGGCTCCCTAATCAAAGTAAACTATAACCAGACTGCAGTCAAAGTGCCTACAACACCTGCTAGCCCAGTGAAAAACTGGGGAGGATTCCGGATTCCAAAGAAGGGGGAACGGCAGCAGCAGGGAGAGGCCCGCGAGGGGCCCTGCCGCCAGCACTCAGACTACCCCTATTTGGGCTTAGGCCGAGTTCCAGCCAAGGAGAGGGCAAAAAGCAAATTGCAATCTGACCATGAGAATGACGGGTACGTCCCTGATGTAGAAATGAGTGACTCAGAGAGTGAGGCATCGGAAAAGAAATGTATGCATGCCAGCAGCACTATCAACAGGAGGACAGACATCATCAGGAGAAGCATTTTGGCCTCTTGA
- the JADE1 gene encoding protein Jade-1 isoform X1, giving the protein MKRGRLPSSSEDSDDNGSLSTTWSQNSRSQHRRSSCSRHEDRKPSEVFRTDLITAMKLHDSYQLNPDEYYVLADPWRQEWEKGVQVPVSPGTIPQPVARVVSEEKSLMFIRPKKYIVSSGSEPPELGYVDLRTLADSVCRYDLNDMDAAWLELTNEELKEMGMPELDEYTMERVLEEFEQRCYDNMNHAIETEEGLGIEYDEDVVCDVCQSPDGEDGNEMVFCDKCNICVHQACYGILKVPEGSWLCRTCALGVQPKCLLCPKKGGAMKPTRSGTKWVHVSCALWIPEVSIGSPEKMEPITKVSHIPSSRWALVCSLCNEKFGASIQCSVKNCRTAFHVTCAFDRGLEMKTILAENDEVKFKSYCPKHSSHGKPEESLGEGAAQENGAPECSPRDPLEPFGSLGQNPEEARRVSVRKQKLQQLEDEFYTFVDLLDVARALRLPEELVDFLYQYWKLKRKGNFNKPLITPKKDEEDNLAKREQDVLFRRLQLFTHLRQDLERVRNLTYMVTRREKIKRSVCKVQEQIFNLYTKLLEQERVSGVPSSSCSSSSLENMLLFNSPSVGPDAPKIEDLKWHSAFFRKQMGTSLVHSMKKPHKRDPLQNSAGSEGKTLLKQPDLCSRREGMVVPESFLSFEKTFAEARLISAQQKNGVVMPDHGNRRDHRFHCDLGKGDLKDRPFKQSHKPLRSTDVSQRHVDNTRAATSPGVGQSAPGMRKEMVPKCNGSLIKVNYNQTAVKVPTTPASPVKNWGGFRIPKKGERQQQGEAREGPCRQHSDYPYLGLGRVPAKERAKSKLQSDHENDGYVPDVEMSDSESEASEKKCMHASSTINRRTDIIRRSILAS; this is encoded by the exons ATGAAACGAGGTCGCCTTCCCAGCAGCAGTGAGGATTCTGACGACAATGGCA GCCTGTCAACTACTTGGTCACAGAATTCCAGATCCCAGCACAGGAGAAGTTCATGCTCCAGACATGAAGATCGAAAGCCTTCGGAG gTGTTTAGGACAGACCTGATCACCGCCATGAAGTTGCATGACTCCTACCAGCTGAACCCGGATGAGTACTATGTGCTGGCAGATCCCTGGAGACAGGAGTGGGAGAAAGGGGTCCAGGTGCCGGTGAGCCCTGGGACCATCCCTCAGCCCGTGGCCAG GGTCGTGTCTGAAGAGAAGTCCCTCATGTTCATCAGACCCAAGAAATACATCGTCTCGTCGGGCTCCGAGCCTCCAGAGCTGGGCTACGTTGACCTCCGGACGCTGGCCGACAGCGTGTGTCGTTACGACCTCAACGACATGGACGCTGCGTGGCTGGAACTGACCAACGAGGAGTTGAAGGAGATGG GAATGCCTGAGTTAGACGAATACACCATGGAAAGGGTCCTGGAGGAATTTGAACAGCGATGCTACGATAATATGAATCATGCTATAGAGACTGAAGAAGGCCTGGGGATTGAATATGACGAAGACGTTGTCTGTGACGTCTGCCAGTCGCCTGACGGTGAGGACGGCAATGAGATGGTGTTCTGTGACAAATGCAACATCTGTGTGCACCAG GCCTGTTACGGAATTCTCAAGGTCCCAGAGGGCAGTTGGCTGTGCCGGACGTGTGCCCTGGGGGTTCAGCCCAAGTGTTTGTTGTGTCCCAAGAAAGGCGGAGCGATGAAGCCTACCCGCAGTGGGACCAAGTGGGTCCACGTCAGCTGTGCGCTGTGGATCCCCGAG GTGAGCATTGGCAGCCCCGAGAAGATGGAACCCATCACGAAGGTGTCTCACATCCCCAGTAGTCGGTGGGCGCTGGTGTGCAGCCTCTGCAACGAGAAGTTTGGGGCCTCCATACAG TGCTCTGTGAAGAACTGCCGCACAGCCTTCCACGTGACCTGTGCTTTCGACCGGGGCCTGGAGATGAAGACCATCTTGGCTGAGAACGACGAAGTCAAGTTCAAGTCCTACTGCCCGAAGCACAGCTCACATGGCAAGCCCGAGGAGAGCCTCGGTGAGGGGGCCGCTCAGGAGAATGGGGCCCCTGAGTGCTCCCCCCGGGACCCGCTGGAGCCCTTTGGCAGCCTCGGGCAGAATCCAGAGGAGGCCCGCCGGGTGAGCGTCCGGAAGCAAAAGCTGCAGCAGCTGGAGGATGAGTTCTACACCTTCGTCGACCTGCTGGATGTTGCCAGGGCCCTGCGGCTGCCCGAGGAGCTGGTGGACTTCCTGTACCAGTACTGGAAGTTGAAGAGGAAGGGCAACTTCAACAAGCCCCTGATCACCCCAAAGAAAGACGAAGAGGACAATCTCGCGAAGCGGGAGCAGGATGTCTTGTTTAGGAGGCTGCAGCTGTTCACTCACCTGCGGCAGGACCTGGAGAGG GTTCGGAACCTCACTTACATGGTGACCCGCAGGGAAAAGATTAAACGATCTGTGTgcaaagtccaggaacagatatTCAATCTTTACACTAAGCTTTTGGAGCAAGAAAGAGTTTCAG GTGTGCCTTcttcttcctgctcctcctcctcactgGAAAACATGCTTTTGTTTAACAGTCCTTCTGTGGGCCCCGATGCTCCCAAGATAGAGGACTTGAAGTGGCATTCTGCATTCTTCAGGAAGCAAATGGGTACTTCCTTGGTTCACTCGATGAAAAAGCCCCATAAGCGAGATCCATTGCAGAATAGTGCTGGGAGTGAAGGCAAAACCCTGCTAAAGCAGCCAGACCTGTGCAGTAGAAGGGAGGGGATGGTGGTCCCAGAGAGCTTTTTGAGTTTTGAAAAGACCTTTGCAGAAGCACGTCTCATATCAGCACAACAGAAAAATGGTGTGGTGATGCCAGACCACGGGAACAGAAGAGACCACCGTTTTCATTGTGATCTTGGTAAGGGAGACTTGAAGGACAGACCTTTCAAACAGAGTCACAAGCCTCTCAGGTCCACAGACGTGTCCCAGAGGCATGTGGACAACACAAGAGCTGCCACCTCCCCTGGAGTGGGGCAGTCAGCACCCGGCATGAGGAAGGAGATGGTGCCCAAGTGCAACGGCTCCCTAATCAAAGTAAACTATAACCAGACTGCAGTCAAAGTGCCTACAACACCTGCTAGCCCAGTGAAAAACTGGGGAGGATTCCGGATTCCAAAGAAGGGGGAACGGCAGCAGCAGGGAGAGGCCCGCGAGGGGCCCTGCCGCCAGCACTCAGACTACCCCTATTTGGGCTTAGGCCGAGTTCCAGCCAAGGAGAGGGCAAAAAGCAAATTGCAATCTGACCATGAGAATGACGGGTACGTCCCTGATGTAGAAATGAGTGACTCAGAGAGTGAGGCATCGGAAAAGAAATGTATGCATGCCAGCAGCACTATCAACAGGAGGACAGACATCATCAGGAGAAGCATTTTGGCCTCTTGA